One part of the Macaca mulatta isolate MMU2019108-1 chromosome 6, T2T-MMU8v2.0, whole genome shotgun sequence genome encodes these proteins:
- the ARAP3 gene encoding arf-GAP with Rho-GAP domain, ANK repeat and PH domain-containing protein 3 isoform X3: MSSFCPPTKLVARVQHPAGRRRGALRAYGSTFPPHFWQDWRARVQQRGCKTFPGTLPFSVSTSVPISVPVSASLSLSLRLSWSQRIVVLSRPARGHTGGRLGDKRGGWARSPNPLEACACTRSGRGPAEGTGRAGRGGAGPVEGGQRGGGAGAAGPGASDARRAPASGRRPRSEDLDIAVWLATVHLEQYADTFRRHGLATAGAARGLGHEELKQLGISATGHRKRILRLLQTGTEEGSLDPKSDSAMEPSSSPAPQTQPPKPVPKPRTVFGGLSGPATTQRPGLSPVLGEPGVSRSPEPSPRPPPLPTSSTEQSSALNTVEMMPNSIYFGLDLRGRAQAAQEKAPDSSQTTAPTPALRPTAGTVHIMDPGCLYYGVQPVGTPGAPDRREGRSVCQDRAEHRLSRQDLEAREDAGYASLELPGDSTLLSPTLETEETSDDLISPYASFSFTADRPTPLLSGWLDKLSPQGNYVFQRRFVQFNGRSLMYFGSDKDPFPKGVIPLTAIEMTRSSKDNKFQVITGQRVFVFRTESEAQRDTWCSTLQSCLKEQRLLGHPRPPQPPRPLRTGMLELRGHKAKVFAALSPGELALYKSEQAFSLGIGICFIELQGCSVRETKSRSFDLLTPHRCFSFTAESGGARQSWAAALQEAVTETLSDYEVAEKIWSNRANRHCADCGSSRPDWAAVNLGVVICKQCAGQHRALGSGISKVQSLKLDTSVWSNEIVQLFIVLGNDRANRFWAGTLPPGEGLHPDATPGLRGEFISRKYRLGLFRKPHPQYPDHSQLLQALCAAVAGPNLLKNMTQLLCVEAFEGEEPWSPPALDGSCPGLVPPDPSPGVYNEVVVPATYSGFLYCGPVTNKAGPSPPRRGRDAPPRLWCVLGAALEMFASENSPEPLSLIQPQDIVCLGVSPPPTDPGDLDRFPFSFELILTGGRIQHFGTDGADSLEAWTSAVGKWFSPLSCHQLLGPGLLRLGRLWLRSPSHTAPAPGVWLSGFGLLRGDHLFLCSAPGPGPPAPEDMVHLRRLQEISVVSAADTPDKKEYLVLVETGRTLYLQGEGRLDFTAWNTAIGGAAGGGGTGLQEQQMSRGDIPIIVDACISFVTQHGLRLEGVYRKGGARARSLKLLAEFRRDARSVKLRPGEHFVEDVTDTLKRFFRELDDPVTSARLLPRWREAAELPQKNQRLQKYKDVIGCLPRVNRRTLATLIGHLYRVQKCAALNQMCTRNLALLFAPSVFQTDGRGEHEVRVLQELIDGYISVFDIDSDQVAQIDLEVSLITTWKDVQLSQAGDLIMEVYIEQQLPDNCVTLKVSPTLTAEELTNQVLEMRGTAAGMDLWVTFEIREHGELERPLHPKEKVLEQALQWCQLPEPCSASLLLKKVPLAQAGCLFTGIRRESPRVGLLRCREEPPRLLGSRFQERFFLLRGRCLLLLKEKKSSKPEREWPLEGVKVFLGIRKKLKPPTPWGFTLILEKMHLYLSCTDEDEMWDWTTSILKAQHDDQQPVVLRRRSSSDLARQKFGTMPLLPIRGDDSGATLLSANQTLPMKSSQGSVEEQEELEEPVYEEPVYEEVGAFPELTLDTSTSFSTTREWTVKPENPLTSQKSLDQPFLSKSSTLGQEERPPEPPPGPLSKSSPQARGSLEEQLLQELSSLILRKGETTAGLRSPSQPSSPQSPSPTGLPTQTPGFPTQPPCISSPPSSHPLT; this comes from the exons ATGTCCAGCTTCTGTCCCCCCACTAAACTGGTTGCCAGGGTCCAGCACCCTGCTGGGCGTAGGAGAGGTGCCCTGAGGGCTTATGGTTCGACCTTTCCTCCTCACTTTTGGCAGGACTGGAGGGCACGGGTGCAGCAGAGAGGATGCAAAACCTTCCCTGGCACTCTCCCTTTCTCAGTTTCTACCTCCGTCCCAATCTCCGTCCCGGTCTCTGCCTCTTTGTCCCTCTCCCTGAGGTTGTCTTGGTCCCAACGTATTGTGGTCCTTTCTCGGCCTGCGAGAGGGCACACTGGGGGCAGACTCGGAGATAAGCGCGGCGGTTGGGCAAGGAGCCCAAACCCTTTGGAGGCCTGCGCTTGCACAAGGAGTGGCCGGGGCCCCGCGGAGGGAACCggccgggcggggcggggcggggctgggcCCGTCgagggagggcagaggggaggcGGGGCCGGCGCGGCGGGACCCGGAGCCTCGGACGCGCGGCGGGCACCCGCGAGCGGACGGCGGCCGCGTAGTGAG GACCTGGACATCGCTGTGTGGCTGGCCACGGTGCACCTGGAGCAGTATGCAGACACGTTCCGACGGCATGGCCTGGCTACAGCAGGTGCAGCCCGGGGCCTGGGCCACGAGGAGCTGAAGCAGTTGGGCATCAGCGCCACAGGGCACCGGAAACGCATTCTGCGCCTGCTGCAGACAGGCACCGAAGAGGGCTCCCTGGATCCCAAATCAGATAGTGCCATGGAACCATCCTCCAGCCCAGCTCCCCAAACCCAGCCCCCTAAACCCGTGCCGAAGCCCAGGACCGTGTTTGGTGGACTCAGTGGCCCTGCCACCACTCAGAGACCTGGGCTGAGCCCAGTCCTCGGAGAACCAGGAGTGTCCAGGAGCCCAGAGCCCAGCCCAAGGCCGCCTCCTCTCCCCACTTCCTCCACTGAGCAGTCTTCAGCCCTAAATACTGTGGAGATGATGCCTAATTCCATCTACTTCGGCCTGGACCTAAGAGGCAGGGCACAGGCAGCTCAGGAAAA GGCCCCAGACAGCTCCCAAaccactgcccccacccctgccctcagGCCCACAGCAGGCACAG TGCACATAATGGATCCTGGTTGTCTGTACTATGGTGTCCAACCTGTGGGGACTCCAGGGGCCCCCGACAGAAGAGAGGGCAGAAGTGTTTGTCAGGACAGGGCTGAACACAG GCTCAGCAGACAGGATCTGGAGGCACGGGAGGATGCTGGCTATGCCAGCCTTGAGCTACCTGGAGACTCTACTCTCTTATCACCCACCCTGGAAACAGAGGAGACCAGTGATGACCTCATTTCACCCTATGCCAGCTTTTCCTTCACGGCAGACCGCCCCACGCCCCTGCTCAGTGGCTGGCTAGACAAGCTCTCCCCTCAGGG AAACTATGTCTTCCAGAGACGCTTTGTGCAGTTCAACGGGAGGAGTCTGATGTACTTTGGCAGTGACAAG GACCCCTTCCCTAAGGGTGTGATACCTTTGACTGCCATTGAGATGACCCGCAGCAGCAAGGACAACAAGTTCCAGGTCATCACCGGCCAGAGGGTGTTCGTGTTCCGCACAGAGAGTGAGG CTCAGCGGGACACGTGGTGCTCCACACTGCAGTCCTGTCTGAAGGAGCAGCGCCTCCTGGGCCATCCCAGGCCCCCCCAGCCACCCCGACCCCTCCGCACGGGCATGCTGGAGCTGCGTGGACACAAGGCCAAGGTGTTTGCTGCCTTGAGCCCTGGAGAGCTGGCACTGTACAAGAGTGAGCAG GCCTTCTCTCTGGGCATCGGGATCTGCTTCATCGAACTGCAGGGCTGCAGCGTTCGGGAGACCAAGAGTCGAAGCTTCGACCTGCTCACACCCCATCGCTGCTTCAG CTTCACAGCCGAGTCTGGGGGTGCTCGGCAGAGCTGGGCGGCCGCTCTGCAGGAAGCAGTAACCGAGACCCTGTCTGACTACGAGGTGGCTGAGAAGATCTGGTCTAATCGGGCCAACCGGCATTGTGCAGACTGTGGGTCCTCCCGCCCAGACTGGGCCGCTGTCAATTTGGGGGTGGTCATCTGCAAGCAGTGTGCAG GTCAGCACCGGGCCCTGGGTTCCGGGATCTCCAAGGTGCAGAGCCTGAAGCTGGACACGAGTGTCTGGAGTAATGAGATAGTGCAG TTGTTCATTGTCCTGGGAAATGATCGTGCCAACCGCTTCTGGGCAGGGACCCTACCCCCAGGTGAGGGACTGCATCCAGATGCGACCCCTGGCCTCCGGGGTGAGTTCATCTCCCGAAAGTACCGGCTGGGTCTCTTCCGGAAGCCCCACCCTCAGTACCCAGATCATAGCCAGCTTCTCCAG GCACTGTGTGCAGCTGTGGCAGGACCCAACCTGCTGAAGAACATGACCCAGCTCCTCTGTGTTGAGGCCTTCGAGGGCGAGGAGCCCTGGTCTCCACCAGCCCTTGATGGCAGCTGCCCTGGCCTCGTGCCCCCAG ACCCCTCCCCTGGTGTGTACAATGAAGTGGTGGTGCCTGCTACTTACAGCGGCTTCCTGTACTGTGGTCCTGTCACCAACAAAGCTGGACCCTCACCCCCTCGCAGGGGCCGGGATG CTCCCCCCCGCCTATGGTGTGTGCTGGGAGCAGCTCTGGAAATGTTTGCATCAGAAAACAGCCCTGAACCCCTCAGCCTCATACAGCCCCAGGATATTGTATGTCTGGGTGTGAGCCCCCCACCTACTGACCCAGGTGACCTTGACAG GTTCCCCTTTTCCTTTGAGCTCATCCTCACTGGGGGGAGGATCCAGCATTTTGGCACAGATGGAGCTGACAGTCTGGAGGCCTGGACTAGTGCTGTGGGCAAG TGGTTCTCCCCGCTGAGCTGCCACCAGCTGCTGGGTCCTGGGTTGCTGCGGCTGGGCCGCCTATGGCTGCGGTCCCCCTCCCATACAGCCCCGGCCCCTGGTGTCTGGCTGTCAGGGTTCGGCCTCCTTCGTGGTGACCACCTCTTCCTGTGCTCAGCGCCGGGCCCCGGCCCCCCAGCCCCTGAGGACATGGTGCATCTGCGGAGGCTACAGGAGATCA GTGTGGTTTCTGCAGCTGACACCCCAGACAAGAAAGAGTATTTGGTCCTGGTGGAGACAGGAAG GACCCTGTATCTGCAAGGAGAGGGCCGACTGGACTTCACGGCATGGAACACAGCCATTGGCGGCGCGGCTGGTGGGGGTGGCACAGGGCTGCAGGAGCAGCAGATGAGCCGGGGTGACATCCCCATCATCGTGGATGCCTGCATCAGTTTCGTTACCCAGCATG GGCTCCGGCTGGAAGGTGTATACCGGAAAGGGGGCGCTCGTGCccgcagcctgaaactcctggctGAGTTCCGTCGAGATGCCCGGTCGGTGAAGCTCCGACCAGGGGAGCATTTTGTGGAGGATGTCACTGACACACTCAAACGCTTCTTTCGTGAGCTCGATGACCCTGTGACCTCTGCACGGTTGCTGCCTCGCTGGAGGGAGGCTGCTG AGCTGCCCCAGAAGAATCAGCGCCTGCAGAAATATAAAGATGTGATTGGCTGCCTGCCGCGGGTCAACCGCCGCACACTGGCCACCCTCATTGGGCATCTCTATCG GGTGCAGAAATGTGCGGCTCTAAACCAGATGTGCACGCGGAACCTGGCTCTGCTGTTTGCGCCCAGCGTGTTCCAGACGGATGGGCGGGGGGAACATGAGGTTCGGGTGCTGCAGGAGCTCATTGACGGCTACATCTCTGTCTTTGAT ATCGATTCTGACCAGGTAGCTCAGATTGACTTGGAGGTCAGTCTTATCACCACCTGGAAGGATGTGCAG CTGTCTCAGGCTGGAGACCTCATCATGGAAGTTTATATAGAACAGCAGCTCCCAGACAACTGTGTCACCCTGAAG GTGTCCCCAACCCTGACTGCTGAGGAGCTGACTAACCAGGTACTGGAGATGCGGGGGACAGCAGCTGGGATGGACTTGTGGGTGACTTTTGAGATTCGCGAGCATGGGGAGTTGG AGCGGCCACTGCATCCCAAGGAAAAGGTCTTAGAGCAGGCCTTACAATGGTGCCAGCTCCCAGagccctgctcagcctccctgcTCTTGAAAAAAGTCCCCCTGGCCCAAGCCGGCTGCCTCTTCACAG GTATCCGACGTGAGAGCCCACGGGTGGGGCTGTTGCGGTGTCGTGAGGAGCCACCACGCTTGCTGGGAAGCCGCTTCCAGGAGAGGTTCTTTCTGCTGCGTGGCCGCTGCCTGCTGCTACTCAAGGAGAAGAAA AGCTCTAAACCAGAACGGGAGTGGCCTTTGGAAGGTGTCAAAGTCTTCCTGGGAATCCGCAAGAAGTTAAAGCCCCCAACACC GTGGGGCTTCACATTGATACTGGAGAAGATGCACCT CTACTTGTCCTGCACTGACGAGGATGAGATGTGGGATTGGACCACCAGCATCCTTAAAGCCCAG CACGATGACCAGCAGCCAGTGGTCTTACGACGCCGTTCCTCCTCCGACCTTGCCCGTCAGAAGTTTGGCACTATGCCTCTGCTGCCTATCCGTGGGGATGACAGTGGAGCCACCCTCCTCTCTGCCAATCAGACCCTG CCGATGAAGTCATCCCAGGGGTCTGTGGAGGAGCAAGAGGAGCTGGAGGAGCCTGTGTATGAGGAGCCGGTGTATGAAGAAGTAGGGGCCTTCCCTGAGTTGACCCTGGACACTTCTACCTCTTTCTCCACCACACGGGAGTGGACAGTGAAGCCAGAGAACCCCCTTACCAGCCAGAAGTCCTTGGATCAACCCTTTCTGTCCAAGTCAAGCACCCTGGGCCAGGAGGAGAGGCCACCTGAGCCCCCTCCGGGCCCCCTTTCAAAGAGCAGTCCCCAGGCACGGGGGTCCCTGGAGGAACAGCTGCTCCAGGAGCTCAGCAGCCTTATCCTGAGGAAAGGAGAGACCACTGCAGGCCTGAGAAGTCCTTCCCAGCCATCCAGCCCCCAATCCCCCAGTCCCACTGGCCTTCCAACACAGACACCTGGCTTCCCCACCCAACCCCCCTGCATTTCTAGTCCACCCTCCAGCCATCCCCTCACATGA
- the ARAP3 gene encoding arf-GAP with Rho-GAP domain, ANK repeat and PH domain-containing protein 3 isoform X1, with amino-acid sequence MSSFCPPTKLVARVQHPAGRRRGALRAYGSTFPPHFWQDWRARVQQRGCKTFPGTLPFSVSTSVPISVPVSASLSLSLRLSWSQRIVVLSRPARGHTGGRLGDKRGGWARSPNPLEACACTRSGRGPAEGTGRAGRGGAGPVEGGQRGGGAGAAGPGASDARRAPASGRRPRSEDLDIAVWLATVHLEQYADTFRRHGLATAGAARGLGHEELKQLGISATGHRKRILRLLQTGTEEGSLDPKSDSAMEPSSSPAPQTQPPKPVPKPRTVFGGLSGPATTQRPGLSPVLGEPGVSRSPEPSPRPPPLPTSSTEQSSALNTVEMMPNSIYFGLDLRGRAQAAQEKAPDSSQTTAPTPALRPTAGTVHIMDPGCLYYGVQPVGTPGAPDRREGRSVCQDRAEHRLSRQDLEAREDAGYASLELPGDSTLLSPTLETEETSDDLISPYASFSFTADRPTPLLSGWLDKLSPQGNYVFQRRFVQFNGRSLMYFGSDKDPFPKGVIPLTAIEMTRSSKDNKFQVITGQRVFVFRTESEAQRDTWCSTLQSCLKEQRLLGHPRPPQPPRPLRTGMLELRGHKAKVFAALSPGELALYKSEQAFSLGIGICFIELQGCSVRETKSRSFDLLTPHRCFSFTAESGGARQSWAAALQEAVTETLSDYEVAEKIWSNRANRHCADCGSSRPDWAAVNLGVVICKQCAGQHRALGSGISKVQSLKLDTSVWSNEIVQLFIVLGNDRANRFWAGTLPPGEGLHPDATPGLRGEFISRKYRLGLFRKPHPQYPDHSQLLQALCAAVAGPNLLKNMTQLLCVEAFEGEEPWSPPALDGSCPGLVPPDPSPGVYNEVVVPATYSGFLYCGPVTNKAGPSPPRRGRDAPPRLWCVLGAALEMFASENSPEPLSLIQPQDIVCLGVSPPPTDPGDLDRFPFSFELILTGGRIQHFGTDGADSLEAWTSAVGKWFSPLSCHQLLGPGLLRLGRLWLRSPSHTAPAPGVWLSGFGLLRGDHLFLCSAPGPGPPAPEDMVHLRRLQEISVVSAADTPDKKEYLVLVETGRTLYLQGEGRLDFTAWNTAIGGAAGGGGTGLQEQQMSRGDIPIIVDACISFVTQHGLRLEGVYRKGGARARSLKLLAEFRRDARSVKLRPGEHFVEDVTDTLKRFFRELDDPVTSARLLPRWREAAELPQKNQRLQKYKDVIGCLPRVNRRTLATLIGHLYRVQKCAALNQMCTRNLALLFAPSVFQTDGRGEHEVRVLQELIDGYISVFDIDSDQVAQIDLEVSLITTWKDVQLSQAGDLIMEVYIEQQLPDNCVTLKVSPTLTAEELTNQVLEMRGTAAGMDLWVTFEIREHGELERPLHPKEKVLEQALQWCQLPEPCSASLLLKKVPLAQAGCLFTGIRRESPRVGLLRCREEPPRLLGSRFQERFFLLRGRCLLLLKEKKSSKPEREWPLEGVKVFLGIRKKLKPPTPWGFTLILEKMHLYLSCTDEDEMWDWTTSILKAQHDDQQPVVLRRRSSSDLARQKFGTMPLLPIRGDDSGATLLSANQTLRQLHNRRTLSMFFPMKSSQGSVEEQEELEEPVYEEPVYEEVGAFPELTLDTSTSFSTTREWTVKPENPLTSQKSLDQPFLSKSSTLGQEERPPEPPPGPLSKSSPQARGSLEEQLLQELSSLILRKGETTAGLRSPSQPSSPQSPSPTGLPTQTPGFPTQPPCISSPPSSHPLT; translated from the exons ATGTCCAGCTTCTGTCCCCCCACTAAACTGGTTGCCAGGGTCCAGCACCCTGCTGGGCGTAGGAGAGGTGCCCTGAGGGCTTATGGTTCGACCTTTCCTCCTCACTTTTGGCAGGACTGGAGGGCACGGGTGCAGCAGAGAGGATGCAAAACCTTCCCTGGCACTCTCCCTTTCTCAGTTTCTACCTCCGTCCCAATCTCCGTCCCGGTCTCTGCCTCTTTGTCCCTCTCCCTGAGGTTGTCTTGGTCCCAACGTATTGTGGTCCTTTCTCGGCCTGCGAGAGGGCACACTGGGGGCAGACTCGGAGATAAGCGCGGCGGTTGGGCAAGGAGCCCAAACCCTTTGGAGGCCTGCGCTTGCACAAGGAGTGGCCGGGGCCCCGCGGAGGGAACCggccgggcggggcggggcggggctgggcCCGTCgagggagggcagaggggaggcGGGGCCGGCGCGGCGGGACCCGGAGCCTCGGACGCGCGGCGGGCACCCGCGAGCGGACGGCGGCCGCGTAGTGAG GACCTGGACATCGCTGTGTGGCTGGCCACGGTGCACCTGGAGCAGTATGCAGACACGTTCCGACGGCATGGCCTGGCTACAGCAGGTGCAGCCCGGGGCCTGGGCCACGAGGAGCTGAAGCAGTTGGGCATCAGCGCCACAGGGCACCGGAAACGCATTCTGCGCCTGCTGCAGACAGGCACCGAAGAGGGCTCCCTGGATCCCAAATCAGATAGTGCCATGGAACCATCCTCCAGCCCAGCTCCCCAAACCCAGCCCCCTAAACCCGTGCCGAAGCCCAGGACCGTGTTTGGTGGACTCAGTGGCCCTGCCACCACTCAGAGACCTGGGCTGAGCCCAGTCCTCGGAGAACCAGGAGTGTCCAGGAGCCCAGAGCCCAGCCCAAGGCCGCCTCCTCTCCCCACTTCCTCCACTGAGCAGTCTTCAGCCCTAAATACTGTGGAGATGATGCCTAATTCCATCTACTTCGGCCTGGACCTAAGAGGCAGGGCACAGGCAGCTCAGGAAAA GGCCCCAGACAGCTCCCAAaccactgcccccacccctgccctcagGCCCACAGCAGGCACAG TGCACATAATGGATCCTGGTTGTCTGTACTATGGTGTCCAACCTGTGGGGACTCCAGGGGCCCCCGACAGAAGAGAGGGCAGAAGTGTTTGTCAGGACAGGGCTGAACACAG GCTCAGCAGACAGGATCTGGAGGCACGGGAGGATGCTGGCTATGCCAGCCTTGAGCTACCTGGAGACTCTACTCTCTTATCACCCACCCTGGAAACAGAGGAGACCAGTGATGACCTCATTTCACCCTATGCCAGCTTTTCCTTCACGGCAGACCGCCCCACGCCCCTGCTCAGTGGCTGGCTAGACAAGCTCTCCCCTCAGGG AAACTATGTCTTCCAGAGACGCTTTGTGCAGTTCAACGGGAGGAGTCTGATGTACTTTGGCAGTGACAAG GACCCCTTCCCTAAGGGTGTGATACCTTTGACTGCCATTGAGATGACCCGCAGCAGCAAGGACAACAAGTTCCAGGTCATCACCGGCCAGAGGGTGTTCGTGTTCCGCACAGAGAGTGAGG CTCAGCGGGACACGTGGTGCTCCACACTGCAGTCCTGTCTGAAGGAGCAGCGCCTCCTGGGCCATCCCAGGCCCCCCCAGCCACCCCGACCCCTCCGCACGGGCATGCTGGAGCTGCGTGGACACAAGGCCAAGGTGTTTGCTGCCTTGAGCCCTGGAGAGCTGGCACTGTACAAGAGTGAGCAG GCCTTCTCTCTGGGCATCGGGATCTGCTTCATCGAACTGCAGGGCTGCAGCGTTCGGGAGACCAAGAGTCGAAGCTTCGACCTGCTCACACCCCATCGCTGCTTCAG CTTCACAGCCGAGTCTGGGGGTGCTCGGCAGAGCTGGGCGGCCGCTCTGCAGGAAGCAGTAACCGAGACCCTGTCTGACTACGAGGTGGCTGAGAAGATCTGGTCTAATCGGGCCAACCGGCATTGTGCAGACTGTGGGTCCTCCCGCCCAGACTGGGCCGCTGTCAATTTGGGGGTGGTCATCTGCAAGCAGTGTGCAG GTCAGCACCGGGCCCTGGGTTCCGGGATCTCCAAGGTGCAGAGCCTGAAGCTGGACACGAGTGTCTGGAGTAATGAGATAGTGCAG TTGTTCATTGTCCTGGGAAATGATCGTGCCAACCGCTTCTGGGCAGGGACCCTACCCCCAGGTGAGGGACTGCATCCAGATGCGACCCCTGGCCTCCGGGGTGAGTTCATCTCCCGAAAGTACCGGCTGGGTCTCTTCCGGAAGCCCCACCCTCAGTACCCAGATCATAGCCAGCTTCTCCAG GCACTGTGTGCAGCTGTGGCAGGACCCAACCTGCTGAAGAACATGACCCAGCTCCTCTGTGTTGAGGCCTTCGAGGGCGAGGAGCCCTGGTCTCCACCAGCCCTTGATGGCAGCTGCCCTGGCCTCGTGCCCCCAG ACCCCTCCCCTGGTGTGTACAATGAAGTGGTGGTGCCTGCTACTTACAGCGGCTTCCTGTACTGTGGTCCTGTCACCAACAAAGCTGGACCCTCACCCCCTCGCAGGGGCCGGGATG CTCCCCCCCGCCTATGGTGTGTGCTGGGAGCAGCTCTGGAAATGTTTGCATCAGAAAACAGCCCTGAACCCCTCAGCCTCATACAGCCCCAGGATATTGTATGTCTGGGTGTGAGCCCCCCACCTACTGACCCAGGTGACCTTGACAG GTTCCCCTTTTCCTTTGAGCTCATCCTCACTGGGGGGAGGATCCAGCATTTTGGCACAGATGGAGCTGACAGTCTGGAGGCCTGGACTAGTGCTGTGGGCAAG TGGTTCTCCCCGCTGAGCTGCCACCAGCTGCTGGGTCCTGGGTTGCTGCGGCTGGGCCGCCTATGGCTGCGGTCCCCCTCCCATACAGCCCCGGCCCCTGGTGTCTGGCTGTCAGGGTTCGGCCTCCTTCGTGGTGACCACCTCTTCCTGTGCTCAGCGCCGGGCCCCGGCCCCCCAGCCCCTGAGGACATGGTGCATCTGCGGAGGCTACAGGAGATCA GTGTGGTTTCTGCAGCTGACACCCCAGACAAGAAAGAGTATTTGGTCCTGGTGGAGACAGGAAG GACCCTGTATCTGCAAGGAGAGGGCCGACTGGACTTCACGGCATGGAACACAGCCATTGGCGGCGCGGCTGGTGGGGGTGGCACAGGGCTGCAGGAGCAGCAGATGAGCCGGGGTGACATCCCCATCATCGTGGATGCCTGCATCAGTTTCGTTACCCAGCATG GGCTCCGGCTGGAAGGTGTATACCGGAAAGGGGGCGCTCGTGCccgcagcctgaaactcctggctGAGTTCCGTCGAGATGCCCGGTCGGTGAAGCTCCGACCAGGGGAGCATTTTGTGGAGGATGTCACTGACACACTCAAACGCTTCTTTCGTGAGCTCGATGACCCTGTGACCTCTGCACGGTTGCTGCCTCGCTGGAGGGAGGCTGCTG AGCTGCCCCAGAAGAATCAGCGCCTGCAGAAATATAAAGATGTGATTGGCTGCCTGCCGCGGGTCAACCGCCGCACACTGGCCACCCTCATTGGGCATCTCTATCG GGTGCAGAAATGTGCGGCTCTAAACCAGATGTGCACGCGGAACCTGGCTCTGCTGTTTGCGCCCAGCGTGTTCCAGACGGATGGGCGGGGGGAACATGAGGTTCGGGTGCTGCAGGAGCTCATTGACGGCTACATCTCTGTCTTTGAT ATCGATTCTGACCAGGTAGCTCAGATTGACTTGGAGGTCAGTCTTATCACCACCTGGAAGGATGTGCAG CTGTCTCAGGCTGGAGACCTCATCATGGAAGTTTATATAGAACAGCAGCTCCCAGACAACTGTGTCACCCTGAAG GTGTCCCCAACCCTGACTGCTGAGGAGCTGACTAACCAGGTACTGGAGATGCGGGGGACAGCAGCTGGGATGGACTTGTGGGTGACTTTTGAGATTCGCGAGCATGGGGAGTTGG AGCGGCCACTGCATCCCAAGGAAAAGGTCTTAGAGCAGGCCTTACAATGGTGCCAGCTCCCAGagccctgctcagcctccctgcTCTTGAAAAAAGTCCCCCTGGCCCAAGCCGGCTGCCTCTTCACAG GTATCCGACGTGAGAGCCCACGGGTGGGGCTGTTGCGGTGTCGTGAGGAGCCACCACGCTTGCTGGGAAGCCGCTTCCAGGAGAGGTTCTTTCTGCTGCGTGGCCGCTGCCTGCTGCTACTCAAGGAGAAGAAA AGCTCTAAACCAGAACGGGAGTGGCCTTTGGAAGGTGTCAAAGTCTTCCTGGGAATCCGCAAGAAGTTAAAGCCCCCAACACC GTGGGGCTTCACATTGATACTGGAGAAGATGCACCT CTACTTGTCCTGCACTGACGAGGATGAGATGTGGGATTGGACCACCAGCATCCTTAAAGCCCAG CACGATGACCAGCAGCCAGTGGTCTTACGACGCCGTTCCTCCTCCGACCTTGCCCGTCAGAAGTTTGGCACTATGCCTCTGCTGCCTATCCGTGGGGATGACAGTGGAGCCACCCTCCTCTCTGCCAATCAGACCCTG CGGCAACTACACAACCGGAGGACCCTGTCCATGTTCTTT CCGATGAAGTCATCCCAGGGGTCTGTGGAGGAGCAAGAGGAGCTGGAGGAGCCTGTGTATGAGGAGCCGGTGTATGAAGAAGTAGGGGCCTTCCCTGAGTTGACCCTGGACACTTCTACCTCTTTCTCCACCACACGGGAGTGGACAGTGAAGCCAGAGAACCCCCTTACCAGCCAGAAGTCCTTGGATCAACCCTTTCTGTCCAAGTCAAGCACCCTGGGCCAGGAGGAGAGGCCACCTGAGCCCCCTCCGGGCCCCCTTTCAAAGAGCAGTCCCCAGGCACGGGGGTCCCTGGAGGAACAGCTGCTCCAGGAGCTCAGCAGCCTTATCCTGAGGAAAGGAGAGACCACTGCAGGCCTGAGAAGTCCTTCCCAGCCATCCAGCCCCCAATCCCCCAGTCCCACTGGCCTTCCAACACAGACACCTGGCTTCCCCACCCAACCCCCCTGCATTTCTAGTCCACCCTCCAGCCATCCCCTCACATGA